A portion of the Calothrix sp. 336/3 genome contains these proteins:
- a CDS encoding ROK family protein encodes MEENGNIRTLSVDIGGSGVKVIVLDITGNPMTQRARTETPQPAKPDVVMQAITALAATQGEFHRVSVGFPGVVREGITETAVNLDPAWQGFDLATHLSQELQAPVRVINDADMQGLGAISCKGVELVITLGTGFGSALFVNGTLVPNLEMGHHRFRKGETYEEQLGRAALEKIGEKRWNERLNQAIASLQHLFNCDCLYIGGGEAVKVKLNLPANVKIIPNITGLLGGIALWQD; translated from the coding sequence GTGGAAGAAAACGGCAACATTCGTACCCTATCTGTAGATATTGGTGGTAGCGGAGTCAAAGTGATTGTATTAGATATTACTGGTAATCCCATGACTCAAAGGGCGCGAACTGAAACCCCCCAACCTGCAAAACCAGATGTTGTGATGCAAGCAATTACTGCTCTAGCAGCGACTCAGGGCGAATTTCATCGTGTCTCTGTGGGTTTTCCGGGAGTTGTACGCGAGGGAATCACAGAAACTGCCGTGAATTTAGATCCTGCTTGGCAGGGGTTTGATTTGGCAACTCACCTATCCCAAGAATTACAAGCTCCGGTACGGGTAATTAATGATGCGGATATGCAGGGTTTAGGTGCAATCTCCTGTAAAGGTGTGGAATTAGTCATTACCCTGGGAACGGGATTTGGTTCGGCGCTGTTTGTCAATGGTACTTTAGTACCAAACTTAGAAATGGGACACCATCGTTTTCGTAAGGGTGAAACCTATGAGGAACAGTTAGGTAGGGCAGCTTTGGAGAAAATCGGTGAGAAAAGGTGGAATGAAAGATTAAATCAGGCGATCGCCTCCCTGCAACACCTTTTTAATTGTGACTGTCTTTACATCGGTGGTGGGGAAGCAGTAAAAGTCAAATTGAATCTACCAGCAAACGTGAAAATTATCCCCAATATTACTGGTTTACTGGGTGGCATCGCTTTATGGCAGGATTAA